A DNA window from Luteolibacter luteus contains the following coding sequences:
- a CDS encoding sulfatase: MMKRLAALLLLLAPLHAQEKKFNVLLLIADDMKAALGSMGNPLGRTPNLDKLASSGVLFEKAYCQFPLCNPSRASMLTGRYPKTTGVLGNRDDFRKLHPEWSTLPQWFKEHGYISAETGKIFHGGIDDGVSWTEDAMTDVAVETRPTQTKWPLEGDDQLSKDKKSDRRILLDGNGDGHPENAIADRAIGFLRARHDKPFFLACGFVQPHSPPTAPRSFYDVHRTEDISLPPDFAPRPIVPEGFPKAAIRPRNADLFVGRDASETEAKEMIRAYHAGVSWTDWNAGRVLDELDRLGFAGNTIVVFWSDHGYQLGEKGKWSKAGSLFEAGTRVPLIIRVPGEAAGRKCQRVVESIDLFPTLAALCGLPAAPGTEGRDLSPLIKDPQAPWDHPAFTIWSEDGKTATGISIRTEKWRYAEYAAGGAMLLDPAADPHEMRNLADDPALAGIQAELSGKIATFAGKEAGRSSD, from the coding sequence ATGATGAAACGCCTCGCCGCGCTGCTTCTCCTCTTGGCACCTCTTCATGCGCAGGAGAAGAAATTCAATGTCCTCCTGCTGATCGCGGACGACATGAAGGCAGCACTCGGCTCCATGGGAAATCCGCTGGGCCGCACGCCGAATCTCGACAAGCTTGCGTCAAGCGGCGTGCTTTTCGAGAAGGCATACTGCCAGTTTCCGCTCTGCAATCCCTCGCGAGCCTCGATGCTCACGGGCCGCTACCCAAAGACCACCGGCGTGCTGGGAAATCGCGACGACTTCCGCAAGCTGCACCCCGAGTGGTCAACCCTTCCCCAGTGGTTCAAGGAGCACGGCTACATCTCGGCAGAGACAGGCAAGATCTTCCACGGTGGCATTGATGACGGTGTCTCCTGGACTGAAGATGCCATGACGGATGTCGCGGTGGAAACGCGGCCCACCCAAACAAAGTGGCCGCTTGAGGGCGACGACCAACTCTCAAAAGACAAGAAGAGCGACCGGCGCATCCTGCTCGATGGCAATGGTGACGGACATCCGGAGAATGCGATCGCCGATCGCGCGATCGGCTTCCTGAGAGCCCGGCACGACAAACCCTTCTTTCTTGCCTGTGGCTTCGTCCAGCCGCACAGCCCGCCGACGGCACCACGGAGTTTCTACGATGTTCATCGTACCGAGGACATCTCCTTGCCCCCGGATTTCGCGCCGCGCCCGATAGTGCCGGAGGGATTTCCGAAGGCCGCCATCCGCCCGAGGAATGCGGATCTCTTCGTCGGCCGCGATGCCAGCGAGACCGAAGCGAAAGAGATGATCCGCGCCTATCATGCAGGCGTCTCCTGGACCGATTGGAATGCAGGCCGCGTGCTGGACGAACTCGATCGGCTGGGCTTCGCCGGAAACACCATCGTCGTCTTCTGGAGCGACCACGGCTATCAACTCGGCGAAAAAGGCAAATGGTCGAAAGCGGGCTCGCTCTTCGAGGCCGGCACTCGCGTCCCGCTGATCATCCGCGTGCCCGGTGAAGCCGCGGGACGCAAATGCCAGCGCGTGGTGGAATCGATCGACCTCTTCCCCACCCTCGCAGCACTCTGCGGACTGCCCGCCGCGCCAGGCACGGAAGGCCGCGATCTCAGTCCGCTCATCAAGGACCCGCAAGCACCGTGGGACCACCCGGCATTCACGATCTGGAGCGAGGACGGAAAGACGGCCACAGGAATCTCCATCCGCACCGAAAAATGGCGCTACGCCGAGTATGCGGCCGGAGGAGCCATGCTCTTGGATCCCGCGGCAGATCCACATGAGATGAGAAATCTCGCCGATGACCCTGCTCTCGCTGGAATCCAGGCAGAGCTTTCCGGGAAAATCGCCACTTTCGCGGGGAAGGAAGCAGGACGAAGTTCCGACTAA
- a CDS encoding YlbF family regulator — protein sequence MTLLAEKSPVLEKTRELCAAIAGDARFVQLQKDVERFLEDDSARLMYQTVHERGEELHQKQHAGIKLAPSEIKEFESARDELLRNDVASAFLDAQGELEALQRTIAKYITTTLEIGRVPTEAELSDEGGCCGGGCGCSH from the coding sequence ATGACTCTGCTTGCCGAGAAATCTCCCGTCCTCGAGAAAACCCGCGAACTGTGCGCCGCGATCGCGGGAGACGCCCGGTTTGTCCAGCTCCAGAAGGATGTGGAGCGCTTCCTCGAAGACGATTCCGCGCGCCTGATGTACCAGACCGTGCATGAGCGGGGCGAAGAGCTGCACCAGAAACAGCACGCGGGCATCAAGCTGGCTCCTTCTGAAATCAAGGAGTTCGAATCCGCCCGCGACGAGCTGCTGCGCAATGACGTCGCCAGCGCTTTCCTGGATGCCCAAGGCGAGCTGGAAGCCCTTCAGCGGACCATCGCGAAGTATATCACCACCACCCTCGAGATCGGTCGCGTGCCGACCGAAGCCGAGCTGTCCGACGAAGGCGGCTGCTGCGGTGGCGGATGCGGTTGCTCGCATTGA
- the mobA gene encoding molybdenum cofactor guanylyltransferase: MSLITVILAGGKSSRMGREKARIERPDGERQIDFLVSLARLAGDEIYLSLGNDSVPPVDLPVIRDQRAGVGPLAALAAAHAAHPVKSVLLLGCDLFMLDAETIRHLAVCRDPSRQATCYSNRLDGRPEPLCAIYEAHALAKAEEWITRDDFRARFFLESLEPLMLELPHPAALDNVNTPHELEECFSKLREGVVSKTVTVQLDDEPPQETLTLANTIGGLFEEVRFQQRLRKRLDEVLIFKGGSSAGAGKRLHGGEQIRIQTVSSPDAGHASGSSGDSTG, translated from the coding sequence ATGTCCCTCATCACCGTGATCCTCGCAGGAGGGAAAAGCAGCCGCATGGGCCGGGAGAAGGCCCGGATCGAGCGCCCGGATGGTGAGCGGCAGATCGACTTCCTCGTGTCGCTCGCCCGCCTAGCAGGCGATGAGATTTACCTTTCGCTCGGAAATGATTCGGTCCCGCCGGTCGATCTCCCCGTAATCCGGGATCAACGTGCAGGCGTCGGCCCCTTGGCGGCACTAGCCGCGGCCCATGCCGCCCATCCCGTAAAGTCCGTGCTGCTGTTAGGCTGTGACCTTTTCATGCTGGATGCCGAAACGATCCGGCATCTCGCGGTGTGCCGAGATCCATCTCGCCAAGCGACCTGTTACTCCAACCGCCTCGATGGCCGCCCCGAACCTCTCTGCGCGATCTATGAGGCCCATGCCTTGGCGAAAGCCGAAGAATGGATCACCCGCGACGACTTCCGGGCCCGCTTCTTCCTCGAAAGCCTGGAGCCATTGATGCTGGAGCTCCCCCACCCTGCGGCGCTCGACAACGTGAATACGCCCCATGAACTGGAGGAGTGTTTCTCGAAGCTCCGGGAAGGTGTCGTCTCCAAGACGGTCACCGTCCAATTGGATGACGAACCGCCTCAGGAGACCCTGACCTTGGCCAATACGATCGGCGGTCTTTTCGAGGAGGTCCGCTTCCAGCAGCGGCTGCGGAAGCGCCTCGATGAAGTCTTGATTTTCAAAGGCGGGAGCTCCGCAGGGGCAGGAAAACGCCTCCATGGCGGCGAGCAAATCCGCATCCAAACCGTGTCATCCCCCGATGCAGGGCATGCTTCCGGGAGTTCCGGGGATTCTACGGGTTGA
- a CDS encoding alpha/beta fold hydrolase, producing the protein MNAGRRALISCLLVLVGFTVASPAKDFPGYGKNPKAGKTAKVNGIGLYYETYGGGQPLLLLHPNGGSIETMAPQIRHFALSFLVIAVDSRGHGRSGKGEGTLNYEQMAEDIDMLLDSLELKSVNIVGWSDGGILGLLLAIHHPDKVGKLAIMGANLTPDGIEPWLIDFIQAEKKRMNEQAAEKGPNAAISLELEKMDLMLKQPDIPASDLKKIASPVLVMAGDRDVIRNEHTLLIFQSIPKSQLQIFSGATHMISNEDPKRFNDAVRIFLTKPFKQPDTRDRFR; encoded by the coding sequence ATGAACGCCGGACGCCGCGCCCTGATATCCTGCCTGCTGGTCCTCGTCGGCTTCACCGTCGCTTCGCCCGCCAAAGACTTTCCCGGCTACGGCAAGAACCCGAAAGCGGGCAAGACCGCCAAGGTCAACGGGATCGGGCTCTACTACGAGACCTATGGCGGCGGGCAACCGTTGCTGCTGCTCCATCCGAACGGCGGCAGCATCGAGACCATGGCTCCTCAGATTCGCCACTTCGCGCTGAGCTTCCTGGTGATCGCCGTCGACAGCCGGGGCCATGGCCGCAGCGGAAAGGGAGAGGGTACGCTGAACTACGAACAGATGGCCGAAGACATCGACATGCTTCTCGATTCACTCGAACTCAAGTCGGTGAACATCGTTGGCTGGAGCGATGGCGGCATCCTCGGGCTTCTGCTCGCGATCCATCATCCGGACAAGGTTGGAAAGCTCGCGATCATGGGCGCCAATCTCACTCCCGATGGCATCGAGCCTTGGCTGATCGACTTCATCCAGGCCGAGAAGAAGCGGATGAATGAACAAGCCGCCGAGAAAGGCCCCAATGCCGCCATTTCCCTCGAACTGGAGAAGATGGACCTGATGCTCAAGCAACCGGACATCCCGGCAAGCGATCTGAAGAAGATCGCGTCGCCCGTGCTGGTCATGGCCGGAGATCGCGATGTGATCCGGAACGAGCATACCCTGCTCATTTTCCAGAGCATCCCGAAGTCGCAGCTTCAGATCTTCAGCGGAGCCACCCACATGATTTCCAACGAGGATCCGAAGCGCTTCAACGACGCCGTCCGGATCTTCCTGACAAAGCCCTTCAAGCAACCCGATACCCGCGACCGCTTCCGCTGA
- a CDS encoding Mrp/NBP35 family ATP-binding protein, which translates to MSPEFIKEALRNVRYPGFSRDIVSFGLVKGVTHENGVLRVHIEVATKDPKVPEQIFKDCHAILDALPDVGTVKVEIEVKEPQGAQGGGSEAVQGKSSIPGVKRIIAVASGKGGVGKSTVAGNLAVALARTGAKVGVCDCDLYGPSVAQMFGSHEKPMANEKDEIIPIEAHGLKLMSMGFLLEDRSPVIVRGPMATRYTQQFLRQVAWGDLDYLILDLPPGTGDIQLTIVQTVAVDGAVIVTTPQEMALIDARKAVSMFAKVNVPILGLVENMAWFECDHGQRYYLFGEGGGVREAQELGVPLLAQIPIDAQTRERGDAGTPVALIPAAEHPVSAAFHQIAANLRERVPAR; encoded by the coding sequence GTGAGTCCCGAATTCATCAAGGAAGCCCTCCGCAATGTCCGCTACCCCGGCTTCTCCCGGGACATCGTCTCCTTCGGCCTCGTCAAAGGCGTTACCCACGAAAACGGCGTCCTGCGCGTCCACATCGAGGTCGCGACCAAGGACCCGAAGGTGCCGGAACAGATTTTCAAGGACTGCCACGCGATCTTGGACGCCCTGCCGGATGTCGGCACCGTAAAGGTGGAGATTGAGGTGAAGGAGCCCCAAGGCGCGCAGGGCGGAGGATCGGAAGCCGTGCAGGGCAAGTCGTCCATCCCCGGCGTGAAACGCATCATCGCGGTGGCTTCGGGCAAGGGCGGGGTAGGAAAATCCACCGTCGCGGGCAATCTGGCCGTAGCCTTGGCCCGCACCGGAGCAAAGGTCGGCGTGTGCGACTGCGACCTCTACGGCCCCTCGGTGGCCCAGATGTTCGGCAGCCACGAGAAGCCGATGGCGAATGAGAAGGATGAGATCATCCCCATCGAGGCTCACGGCCTGAAGCTCATGTCGATGGGCTTCCTCCTCGAAGACCGCTCACCGGTAATCGTGCGCGGCCCGATGGCCACGCGCTACACCCAGCAATTTCTCCGTCAGGTCGCCTGGGGTGACCTCGACTACCTGATTCTCGACCTGCCACCCGGGACCGGCGACATCCAGCTCACGATCGTCCAGACCGTGGCTGTGGATGGCGCGGTGATCGTGACCACTCCGCAAGAGATGGCGCTGATCGACGCCCGCAAGGCGGTGTCGATGTTTGCCAAGGTGAACGTCCCGATTCTCGGCTTGGTGGAAAACATGGCGTGGTTCGAGTGCGATCACGGCCAGCGTTACTACCTCTTCGGCGAAGGCGGCGGCGTGCGCGAGGCCCAGGAACTGGGTGTCCCGCTGCTGGCGCAGATCCCGATCGATGCCCAGACCCGCGAGCGCGGGGACGCCGGCACCCCGGTGGCGCTAATCCCTGCGGCCGAGCATCCGGTTTCCGCTGCCTTCCATCAGATCGCGGCCAACTTGCGCGAACGAGTACCTGCCCGATAG